One genomic region from Sphingobacterium sp. UGAL515B_05 encodes:
- a CDS encoding MutS-related protein produces the protein MSIVDKQTLTDLNVTNNRYKDMVDFFDCTVTLGGRDMLYSYFLEPLSSKWEIECRQHLILFMQEVEISDLLDKYMMQDLEQYLSLPREPYSPSRATYYLEMVSTNFLSLDFKKREILVKRSIHEIAKIADGLAIFLASAKSEAHSLAILKEYRKHIDCVLEDIDRDEFKQLLSNKFSKELMIKYDYLFRNIKRNAIREIFGVLYHLDALFSVAKNIKGKNLVFPQVEEKTGGEDMITIRGAYNLFIEDAIKNDVEIKKENNLWYLTGANMTGKSTLLKTIGSCVYLAHLGFPVPADAMKTVLFDGISATINLGDNINAGASHFFNEVLRVKHLAELLTSGKHMFVLMDELFKGTNHSDASEATLELVNCLKGYKNSVFLLSSHITEICPILYKDGIALKYLGVQLDEQKGIVFTYRLLDGVAEEKLGMWLLHKERVFEMLRKVNLETGQN, from the coding sequence ATGTCGATCGTTGACAAGCAGACTTTAACGGATTTAAATGTTACCAACAATAGGTATAAGGATATGGTCGATTTCTTCGATTGTACAGTTACACTAGGTGGGCGGGATATGTTGTATAGTTATTTTCTTGAACCTCTTTCCTCTAAATGGGAAATAGAATGCAGACAGCATTTAATTCTTTTTATGCAAGAAGTTGAGATTTCGGATCTACTGGATAAGTATATGATGCAGGATCTCGAGCAATATTTGTCTCTGCCGCGAGAACCCTATTCTCCTTCACGGGCTACTTATTATCTGGAAATGGTGTCAACGAATTTTTTGTCTTTGGATTTTAAAAAACGCGAGATACTTGTTAAGCGATCTATTCACGAAATAGCAAAGATCGCGGATGGTCTTGCTATTTTTTTAGCATCTGCAAAATCAGAAGCTCATAGTTTAGCTATTCTCAAAGAGTACCGTAAGCACATCGATTGTGTTTTGGAAGATATCGATCGGGATGAATTTAAACAGTTGCTGAGTAACAAATTTTCTAAGGAGCTGATGATCAAATACGATTATCTTTTTAGAAATATAAAACGAAATGCAATACGTGAGATTTTTGGTGTTTTGTATCATTTGGACGCCTTATTCAGTGTAGCGAAAAATATTAAAGGAAAGAATCTTGTATTTCCTCAGGTGGAGGAAAAGACAGGCGGTGAGGATATGATCACCATACGAGGAGCCTATAATTTATTTATTGAAGATGCCATTAAAAATGACGTCGAAATAAAAAAAGAAAACAACCTTTGGTATTTGACTGGAGCAAATATGACCGGCAAATCTACCTTATTGAAGACAATTGGAAGCTGTGTATATCTGGCACATCTTGGTTTTCCGGTCCCAGCGGACGCAATGAAGACCGTGCTTTTTGATGGAATATCAGCGACTATAAATTTAGGTGATAATATTAATGCAGGTGCAAGTCACTTTTTTAATGAGGTATTACGGGTTAAACATTTGGCGGAGTTACTGACATCTGGTAAGCACATGTTTGTTCTGATGGACGAGTTATTCAAGGGGACAAACCATAGTGATGCCAGTGAAGCAACCTTGGAGTTAGTTAACTGTTTGAAAGGATACAAGAACAGTGTATTCTTATTGTCCTCACATATTACAGAAATTTGTCCCATACTGTATAAAGATGGTATTGCGCTGAAATATTTGGGAGTCCAGTTGGATGAACAGAAGGGGATTGTCTTTACATACCGACTTTTGGATGGTGTTGCCGAAGAAAAGTTAGGTATGTGGTTATTGCATAAAGAACGGGTATTTGAGATGCTTCGGAAAGTCAATTTGGAGACAGGACAAAATTGA
- a CDS encoding glycoside hydrolase 43 family protein encodes MNTIITKRYGKPSTKLGLALALTLSLFGQASAQQVWSPDNGNGTFTNPLLWGDWPDPDVIRVGDDFYMISTSMHYVPGAPIVKSKDLVNWEMVGYALDHYDEDPRYNMEGGTLYLNGSWAATLKHHNGKFYAGFCTPYGWGREKGNFSICEADKPEGPWKRTIFPEYLYDPGLFFDDNGKVYVVHGQGTLYLTELNADVKSVKSDKVKIWQGSFKNANELGGHFGMEGAHMYKINGKYYITCPAGGTQGWQICLRSDNIYGPYEHKLILNDNSSYPDNGLHQGGMVQLKNGDWWFIIMQDRGAIGRVPHLLPVKWEDGWPMLGTGNKDVITYKKPNVGKTYPIKTPATTDEFNGTKLGLQWQWNHNPDNSKWSLQERKGYMRLHASRADSLKTARNTLTQRVQGPSSEGTVEIDLKGLKNGNVAGFGIFEFPYAFVAVEQVNGKRKIIMSNDDKIIESKENFDGDKLWVRARITDRGGIAKFYYSTDGENFYVIGNDLTMQLGLPWTANRFALFNYSKTAEGVDGYADFNWFRFTNK; translated from the coding sequence ATGAATACGATTATAACGAAGCGCTATGGTAAGCCGTCCACGAAGCTGGGGCTTGCATTAGCCTTGACACTATCACTTTTTGGTCAAGCGTCGGCGCAGCAGGTATGGAGTCCTGACAATGGTAATGGTACATTCACGAACCCTTTGCTTTGGGGCGACTGGCCCGATCCTGATGTGATCCGTGTGGGAGACGATTTTTACATGATCTCGACGAGTATGCATTATGTGCCGGGAGCTCCGATTGTGAAATCCAAAGATTTGGTAAACTGGGAAATGGTGGGCTATGCTCTTGATCATTATGATGAAGATCCGCGCTATAATATGGAGGGCGGTACATTGTATCTCAATGGTTCATGGGCAGCAACCTTAAAGCATCACAATGGGAAGTTCTATGCTGGATTCTGTACACCGTATGGTTGGGGACGTGAAAAGGGTAATTTCTCGATCTGCGAAGCGGATAAGCCAGAAGGGCCATGGAAACGGACAATCTTTCCCGAATACCTGTATGATCCTGGATTGTTCTTTGATGATAACGGTAAAGTTTATGTCGTACATGGTCAAGGTACATTATACCTAACAGAGCTGAATGCAGACGTTAAATCGGTCAAGAGTGATAAAGTCAAAATCTGGCAAGGTAGCTTCAAAAATGCGAACGAACTTGGTGGTCATTTTGGAATGGAAGGAGCGCATATGTACAAGATCAATGGCAAGTACTATATCACCTGTCCGGCGGGAGGAACACAGGGCTGGCAGATCTGCTTGCGCTCAGATAATATCTATGGACCTTATGAGCATAAATTGATTCTCAATGATAACAGTTCCTATCCTGATAACGGCCTACACCAAGGTGGAATGGTGCAATTGAAAAACGGGGACTGGTGGTTTATTATTATGCAAGATCGTGGTGCAATTGGTCGGGTTCCCCATCTTTTACCTGTCAAATGGGAGGATGGATGGCCAATGCTCGGAACCGGTAACAAGGATGTGATTACCTATAAGAAACCAAATGTCGGAAAGACTTACCCCATAAAAACTCCGGCTACGACTGATGAGTTTAATGGGACAAAACTAGGATTGCAATGGCAATGGAATCATAACCCTGACAATAGCAAATGGTCGCTTCAAGAACGTAAGGGATATATGCGCTTGCATGCCTCCCGTGCTGATTCTTTAAAAACCGCCCGCAATACGCTGACACAACGGGTACAGGGACCGAGTTCGGAAGGGACTGTTGAAATCGATCTGAAAGGATTGAAAAATGGTAATGTGGCTGGTTTTGGCATCTTTGAATTTCCATATGCTTTCGTCGCCGTGGAACAGGTTAATGGCAAACGTAAAATTATTATGAGCAATGATGACAAGATTATCGAAAGCAAAGAAAATTTTGATGGCGATAAACTATGGGTGCGGGCACGCATTACTGATAGGGGGGGCATAGCAAAATTTTATTATAGTACTGATGGTGAAAATTTTTATGTTATTGGAAATGATTTAACGATGCAGCTAGGGCTACCTTGGACAGCAAATCGTTTTGCATTGTTCAATTATAGTAAAACAGCAGAAGGGGTAGATGGTTATGCCGACTTTAATTGGTTTAGGTTTACCAATAAGTAA
- a CDS encoding glycoside hydrolase family 2 TIM barrel-domain containing protein — MNKFLTALPILLLLVWGSCLQSFGKKPTSRIEYQLNTNWAFYRGDLKGGEGIGLDDSKWIPAVLPHVMQLEKKHNGGDAIYDGIGWYRRYFKLSDQYRGKKVFVQFEGVMNSCEVFVNGKSVGKHRGGYVGFTLDITDQLHFDQTNNLIAVRVSAEYDPLTPPGKPQDRLDFYYYSGIYRDAKLVVSDPLRITDELEPDATQNSGVFVHYPKVDKSNATVAINTELKNEDKAVKKGYLLTLLKDIQGKVVGQQQLPFELKPQERRRIDQLIEVKNPQLWHPYHPICYNLENRVYLANGVEVDRRTEQIGIRQIRYTRDGGFFINGEHLYMVGANRHQAYPYVGDAASNSVQEREVIDMKRGGYNAVRAAHYPHDPAFLEACDRHGLLVVECVPGWQYFNKAAEFTDRLESITRSMIRRDRNRPSVILWETALNETSYPLSVVKRIAEAAHAEYPGDQFYTAGDYFSHEETEPYYDVFYKQVSKYPKDGNVMSNYLEDQIAVKPLLTREWGDGVGEKPRVSLTENEYEQMRQGRSRLHQLNGNGYFDWCMLDANPRMGGHFMWSYNDYTRGAEEETMYSGVVDVNRYPKFAYYMMQSMRPYRLNQKDVFTGPMVFIASYNSPEKLKTSSTEITIYSNCEAVELYRNGKFIARQTREERAKVYPYIVGKGGSPSFVFDAGGYEAGELKALAYVKGKVVAQHAVHTAGVAHHIEVLVPEYGIQPVADGSDMIPVYFKVCDKEGNLLHDAQTAIRIQVTGEGYLIGDGSARIAVNPQVVEGGIGFAFVRTSKKSGTIHIGATAEGLESGSKAIRSIRPTSREIPDGDHAVFCGKEEDHAVIKPTKWDKELLARPKVKFKKLTATSAHADFPVTQVIDGDDYSWWIADQDKFPQVVTFELDQATKVVGARVRLQKDSSKYRYKVEGSLDGTTWEELYEKECTGWEFKPVKLDNVLKFIRVSILEVSEGRAGLAEVTLFQ; from the coding sequence ATGAATAAGTTTTTAACAGCATTACCAATCCTGCTTTTATTGGTATGGGGATCCTGCCTCCAGAGTTTTGGGAAAAAGCCAACGAGCCGTATTGAGTATCAATTAAACACGAATTGGGCCTTTTATCGTGGCGATCTTAAGGGTGGGGAAGGTATTGGTTTGGATGACTCCAAATGGATCCCGGCAGTATTGCCACACGTGATGCAGCTCGAGAAGAAGCACAACGGTGGTGATGCGATATATGATGGGATAGGTTGGTATCGACGCTATTTCAAGCTCTCTGATCAGTATCGTGGTAAGAAGGTCTTTGTGCAGTTTGAAGGTGTGATGAACAGCTGTGAGGTATTTGTCAATGGTAAAAGCGTTGGTAAGCACCGTGGTGGATATGTTGGCTTTACGTTGGATATCACGGATCAGCTTCATTTTGATCAGACAAATAACTTGATTGCAGTTCGGGTGTCGGCTGAGTACGATCCATTGACACCTCCGGGTAAGCCACAAGATAGACTTGATTTCTATTATTATAGCGGAATCTATCGGGATGCCAAATTGGTAGTTTCCGATCCCTTGCGCATTACCGATGAATTGGAACCAGATGCAACCCAGAATTCGGGTGTTTTTGTGCATTATCCTAAGGTAGATAAAAGCAATGCCACGGTCGCTATAAATACGGAATTGAAAAATGAGGATAAAGCGGTCAAGAAGGGGTACCTCTTGACCTTACTGAAAGATATCCAAGGAAAAGTTGTGGGCCAGCAGCAGTTACCATTTGAGCTGAAACCACAAGAACGTCGGCGGATAGACCAACTGATAGAAGTCAAAAATCCTCAATTGTGGCATCCCTATCATCCGATCTGTTATAACCTGGAAAATAGGGTGTACCTTGCCAATGGTGTCGAAGTGGATCGCCGTACCGAGCAGATTGGTATCCGCCAGATTCGGTATACCAGAGATGGTGGTTTTTTTATTAATGGCGAACATCTTTATATGGTTGGGGCCAATCGTCATCAAGCCTATCCCTATGTCGGTGATGCAGCATCCAATTCCGTACAGGAACGGGAAGTGATCGATATGAAACGCGGTGGGTATAATGCTGTTCGGGCAGCACATTATCCGCACGACCCTGCATTTTTGGAAGCTTGTGACCGCCATGGCCTCTTGGTTGTCGAATGTGTTCCGGGATGGCAGTATTTTAATAAGGCAGCAGAGTTTACAGATCGTTTGGAATCCATAACGCGCAGTATGATCCGTCGTGATCGAAACCGACCTTCTGTTATTCTGTGGGAGACCGCATTAAATGAAACCAGTTACCCCCTGTCGGTGGTGAAGCGTATTGCTGAAGCCGCACATGCTGAATATCCCGGGGATCAGTTTTATACCGCCGGTGATTATTTTAGTCATGAAGAAACGGAACCTTATTATGATGTTTTCTACAAACAGGTGTCCAAATACCCCAAAGATGGTAACGTGATGAGCAATTATCTTGAAGATCAAATAGCCGTTAAACCTTTGTTGACCCGGGAATGGGGCGATGGTGTGGGGGAAAAGCCAAGGGTAAGCCTGACGGAAAACGAATATGAGCAAATGCGGCAGGGGCGCAGCCGATTACATCAACTGAATGGAAATGGCTATTTCGATTGGTGTATGTTGGATGCCAACCCGCGCATGGGGGGGCACTTTATGTGGAGTTATAACGATTATACCCGTGGTGCCGAGGAAGAGACGATGTATTCAGGAGTGGTCGATGTAAACCGATATCCTAAGTTTGCCTATTACATGATGCAGAGCATGCGTCCCTATCGGCTGAATCAAAAGGACGTCTTTACAGGCCCTATGGTATTTATTGCCTCTTATAATTCGCCGGAAAAACTGAAGACATCAAGTACAGAAATCACGATTTATTCAAATTGTGAAGCAGTTGAACTCTACAGAAATGGAAAGTTTATAGCGCGGCAAACCCGTGAAGAACGAGCCAAGGTCTACCCGTACATCGTGGGAAAAGGCGGTAGTCCAAGTTTTGTTTTTGATGCAGGCGGATATGAAGCCGGTGAACTGAAGGCATTAGCCTATGTAAAAGGCAAAGTGGTCGCACAACATGCTGTGCATACAGCCGGTGTAGCTCATCATATTGAAGTCCTGGTGCCGGAATATGGCATTCAGCCAGTTGCGGACGGATCCGATATGATTCCGGTGTATTTTAAAGTATGTGACAAAGAGGGCAACCTGTTGCATGATGCACAGACAGCGATCCGTATTCAGGTTACAGGTGAAGGATACTTAATAGGGGATGGTTCGGCACGTATCGCAGTAAATCCACAGGTCGTTGAAGGCGGAATTGGATTTGCTTTTGTGCGTACCAGCAAAAAAAGTGGGACAATTCATATCGGCGCAACAGCTGAAGGCTTGGAAAGCGGAAGCAAAGCGATCAGATCGATCCGACCTACATCCAGGGAAATCCCTGATGGTGATCACGCTGTCTTTTGCGGAAAGGAAGAAGATCATGCGGTTATTAAACCCACGAAATGGGACAAAGAACTGTTGGCCCGACCAAAGGTAAAATTCAAAAAGCTGACAGCAACGTCTGCACATGCTGATTTTCCGGTCACTCAGGTGATCGATGGCGACGACTATTCGTGGTGGATTGCAGATCAGGATAAGTTCCCGCAGGTTGTCACCTTTGAACTGGACCAAGCAACCAAGGTGGTCGGTGCTCGTGTACGTTTGCAGAAAGATAGCTCCAAATATCGCTATAAAGTTGAAGGGTCGTTAGATGGGACGACATGGGAGGAACTGTATGAAAAAGAATGTACGGGCTGGGAGTTTAAACCGGTCAAATTGGATAATGTGCTGAAATTTATACGGGTCAGTATTTTGGAAGTTTCAGAAGGGCGCGCAGGATTGGCTGAAGTGACCCTATTTCAATAA
- a CDS encoding RagB/SusD family nutrient uptake outer membrane protein gives MKKIYLLIMLATASLQSCSDFLDKFPGDALTPETFWKTEADAKLALVGCYRGWESEEVLYRDCASDNAYSFHKHEGWQVIGNGGMSSADPGADLYDYTTINRCNDFLEHIDAISFKDASLKERYKAEVRFLRAYRYFLLTNNYGDVPLATKTYATIEEARLTRTPKAEVEKFILEELKAVAAVLPEKYSAAEIGHITKGAALAIRMRFNLYLGNYEEALTDATAIKASNVYQLFPTYDGTFQLANVNNKEVILDVQYKANDLENWLIAALFPNGDGGWSSIVPIKALVDAYEMKDGNTVDEAKLTGAYDSRYPFLNRDPRLKMSILYPGQDWNGRVFDPLAKNINEDGKAVSNPDYFNGANNASKTGFSFKKYTAPISQYDDPWNTSMNLIVSRYAEVLLTIAEAKIELGRLDEEMYQSLDMVRERAGMPKVNRIKYASKDKLRELVRRERRVEFAFEGLRRADIIRWDIAKNVLNGKTEGSWMGVINTNESNEDKRLTQIGEPILVETRQFQPFNRYLPISQQQIDLNKNLTQTPGYN, from the coding sequence ATGAAAAAGATATATTTATTAATTATGCTGGCGACAGCTAGTTTACAGTCATGCTCGGACTTCTTGGACAAGTTTCCCGGAGATGCATTGACACCAGAGACATTTTGGAAAACAGAAGCGGATGCCAAACTTGCTTTAGTTGGTTGTTATCGTGGCTGGGAATCCGAAGAGGTTCTGTATCGCGATTGTGCATCTGATAATGCGTATAGCTTCCACAAACACGAAGGTTGGCAGGTGATCGGAAATGGGGGGATGAGTTCTGCCGATCCAGGTGCTGACCTATACGATTACACGACAATTAATCGTTGCAATGACTTTTTGGAACACATTGATGCGATCAGTTTTAAAGATGCGAGTTTGAAAGAACGGTATAAAGCTGAAGTTCGTTTTCTACGAGCTTATCGTTATTTCCTATTGACCAACAACTATGGTGACGTGCCACTTGCAACTAAAACTTATGCGACTATTGAGGAGGCACGGTTGACGCGTACACCAAAAGCTGAGGTTGAGAAGTTTATTTTAGAGGAATTGAAAGCTGTTGCCGCAGTACTTCCTGAAAAATATAGTGCTGCAGAAATAGGACATATTACGAAAGGCGCAGCGTTGGCCATTCGTATGCGTTTTAACCTCTATTTGGGTAACTATGAGGAAGCTTTGACTGATGCAACAGCAATTAAAGCTTCAAACGTGTACCAATTGTTTCCAACCTATGATGGTACTTTCCAATTGGCGAATGTGAATAACAAAGAGGTTATCCTTGATGTACAATACAAGGCAAATGACTTGGAAAACTGGCTTATCGCAGCATTGTTTCCGAATGGAGACGGAGGTTGGTCTTCTATCGTTCCTATTAAGGCCTTGGTAGACGCGTATGAAATGAAAGATGGAAATACTGTTGACGAAGCTAAATTAACTGGGGCATACGACAGTAGATATCCTTTTCTAAATAGGGACCCACGACTGAAAATGTCTATTCTTTATCCAGGACAGGATTGGAATGGCCGTGTCTTTGATCCATTGGCAAAAAACATCAATGAAGATGGAAAAGCGGTAAGTAATCCAGATTATTTTAATGGAGCCAATAACGCTTCAAAGACAGGATTTTCGTTCAAAAAATATACAGCTCCGATTTCCCAATACGATGATCCATGGAATACAAGCATGAATTTAATTGTTAGTCGTTACGCTGAGGTTTTATTGACCATTGCAGAGGCTAAGATAGAATTGGGACGCTTGGATGAAGAAATGTACCAAAGTTTGGATATGGTTCGTGAGCGTGCAGGTATGCCGAAAGTAAACCGGATTAAATATGCATCGAAAGACAAGTTAAGAGAACTGGTTCGCCGGGAACGTCGGGTGGAATTTGCCTTTGAAGGATTGAGAAGAGCAGATATTATCCGTTGGGATATTGCCAAAAACGTATTGAACGGAAAGACAGAGGGTAGTTGGATGGGAGTTATTAATACGAATGAATCTAATGAGGATAAGCGATTAACACAGATTGGAGAACCTATCTTAGTAGAAACGAGACAATTTCAACCATTTAATAGGTATTTGCCGATTAGCCAACAGCAGATCGATCTCAATAAAAACCTGACGCAAACTCCTGGTTACAATTAG
- a CDS encoding beta-galactosidase: protein MNIFKLTFSRKETLFLVLRLTFCSIIFYASMAFGQHGEQVRPVKKFAQPERIRYDGSCMTIEGKDVYIYSAAFHYFRCPEELWRDRFQKIKEAGFNTVETYVPWNWHERHIPRDMQDQSKFDFSDLKRWLKMAQEEFGFYTIVRPGPFICAEFSGGGYPRWLAKYRPDNLEGFWLRGNDEQHIAWSQHWFNAVCKELVPEQITRKEKGKKGIIMIQIENEYDAHWSPGKDKVLKALNESVKKSGMDIPVFTCLTNETRGSKDPELSQVFDCDNYYVSGPSDAPSCAYRMMDLRQKQPDAPGFVTELQGGWFSLVTGRLSEEHYSDDRHFKAIGLMTMLGGGTGINYYMFFGGTHFDGWGARGMTTSYDYNAAIHENGAIGPKFLAAKEIGAFIQQFESKLVRTQGGPCELQGAPKSLFGGVRVASDGTKFIFLHNTDPKQAIKGKVTLLPNSVNLVKDPIYNVNQNGEKVLIKTDDQLVNQVQQMEKIEVDYDLAGLESKILVVAKGQSANKGDWWPKKAAVIERPSKVPAGIRIGTARKAEDAIGQADWNTMPQLVSLSDMDINDFRYSSYRSHVVLTAKQAEREHYLLFNMYTRDIVSVLVNGKPAKRLFPDRADAQSWTTRNAFERIRADEYDNRFDVAGLLKAGENEIVVAYENLGHAHGYVPMEELAGIHQAGLSLSETALTHPLEWEFSTDLAGVQQGWNLPDFDDTSWATVSLETKNEIPRKGNQVQPKGKQDGLVTWYRVEFNLDKLPKDLWVPWMAKVNASGNGYMWLNGHNIGRHWEAGPQREFFLPECWLNFGAKKNVLTFGLRQTENGALLQALEIVPYPNTAEVRKGK from the coding sequence ATGAATATTTTCAAATTAACTTTTAGTAGAAAGGAGACGCTCTTTTTGGTGTTGCGTTTGACTTTCTGCTCGATTATTTTTTATGCTTCAATGGCATTTGGACAACATGGTGAACAGGTGCGTCCAGTCAAAAAATTTGCCCAGCCAGAACGGATTCGTTACGATGGATCCTGTATGACTATTGAGGGAAAGGACGTTTATATCTATAGCGCGGCTTTCCATTACTTTCGTTGTCCAGAGGAATTGTGGCGTGATCGTTTTCAAAAAATAAAGGAAGCGGGTTTCAATACGGTAGAAACTTATGTACCCTGGAATTGGCATGAACGCCATATTCCAAGAGATATGCAGGACCAATCCAAATTTGATTTTTCCGACCTCAAAAGATGGCTAAAAATGGCGCAGGAAGAGTTTGGTTTTTATACTATTGTTCGTCCCGGTCCTTTTATTTGTGCTGAATTTTCCGGCGGTGGTTATCCGAGATGGCTAGCCAAATACCGCCCCGACAATCTGGAAGGTTTTTGGTTGCGAGGGAATGACGAACAGCATATTGCCTGGTCCCAGCATTGGTTTAATGCGGTATGTAAAGAGCTGGTTCCTGAGCAGATCACACGTAAGGAAAAGGGTAAAAAAGGGATTATCATGATCCAGATTGAAAATGAATATGATGCGCATTGGAGTCCCGGAAAAGATAAAGTGCTGAAGGCCCTCAATGAATCGGTGAAGAAAAGTGGAATGGATATTCCGGTTTTTACCTGCTTGACCAATGAAACAAGAGGGAGCAAAGATCCGGAACTATCGCAGGTTTTCGATTGTGATAATTACTATGTAAGCGGGCCATCGGACGCACCAAGCTGCGCTTATCGCATGATGGATCTACGCCAAAAGCAACCTGATGCTCCGGGGTTTGTGACTGAACTACAAGGTGGGTGGTTTTCGCTGGTCACGGGGAGATTGAGTGAAGAACATTATTCCGACGATCGGCATTTCAAGGCTATTGGTTTAATGACTATGCTAGGAGGTGGAACGGGTATCAATTACTATATGTTTTTTGGTGGTACACATTTTGATGGCTGGGGAGCGCGGGGTATGACCACGAGTTATGACTATAATGCCGCTATTCATGAAAATGGGGCTATTGGCCCTAAATTCCTCGCTGCAAAAGAAATAGGGGCATTCATTCAACAGTTTGAATCCAAATTGGTCCGCACGCAGGGAGGTCCTTGTGAACTGCAAGGCGCGCCAAAATCATTATTTGGAGGAGTGAGAGTGGCCAGTGATGGTACAAAGTTTATATTCCTGCACAATACGGACCCTAAACAAGCAATCAAGGGAAAAGTAACCCTATTGCCAAACAGTGTCAATCTTGTTAAAGATCCGATCTATAATGTCAATCAAAATGGGGAGAAAGTACTAATCAAAACCGATGATCAGCTGGTCAATCAGGTTCAGCAAATGGAGAAAATTGAAGTAGATTATGATCTTGCGGGGTTGGAATCAAAAATATTGGTTGTGGCAAAAGGGCAATCGGCAAATAAGGGCGATTGGTGGCCCAAGAAGGCTGCTGTCATTGAACGGCCTTCCAAAGTACCGGCGGGAATCCGTATCGGTACAGCCCGTAAGGCTGAGGACGCTATAGGGCAGGCCGATTGGAACACGATGCCACAGTTGGTCAGTCTTTCTGATATGGACATCAACGACTTTAGATACAGCAGCTATCGCAGTCATGTGGTCCTGACGGCAAAACAAGCGGAACGTGAACATTATTTACTGTTCAATATGTATACCCGGGATATTGTATCGGTACTCGTTAATGGAAAGCCTGCTAAGCGACTTTTTCCAGACCGTGCCGATGCGCAAAGCTGGACAACGCGCAACGCCTTTGAGCGTATTCGCGCGGACGAATACGACAACCGCTTTGATGTTGCCGGCTTATTGAAAGCTGGAGAAAATGAGATTGTTGTGGCTTACGAAAACCTGGGCCACGCACATGGTTATGTACCGATGGAAGAGTTGGCAGGTATTCATCAGGCGGGACTCTCGTTAAGTGAAACAGCACTTACGCATCCTTTGGAATGGGAGTTTTCGACAGATCTTGCCGGTGTGCAGCAAGGCTGGAACTTACCCGATTTTGATGATACAAGCTGGGCTACAGTTTCTCTGGAAACAAAGAATGAAATTCCACGCAAAGGTAATCAAGTACAACCCAAGGGTAAACAGGACGGTCTCGTTACCTGGTACCGTGTTGAATTTAATCTGGACAAACTCCCGAAAGACCTATGGGTGCCCTGGATGGCTAAGGTCAATGCTTCGGGCAACGGTTATATGTGGCTCAATGGACACAATATTGGACGTCATTGGGAGGCAGGACCTCAACGTGAATTTTTTCTTCCGGAATGTTGGCTGAATTTTGGTGCAAAGAAAAATGTACTCACTTTTGGGCTGAGGCAGACAGAAAACGGAGCACTTTTACAGGCATTGGAAATCGTACCTTATCCTAATACTGCTGAGGTAAGAAAAGGTAAATAA